Proteins from a genomic interval of Kitasatospora herbaricolor:
- a CDS encoding MerR family transcriptional regulator, giving the protein MRIGELSTRTGVPVPTIKYYLREGLLPAGELTSPNQAQYGDAHVRRLKLVRALLDVGKLSIAATRTVLDSIDAPDNSLHDRLGIAQHALNPAPAGDPDSADLQEARELADRLIAERGWLVESPGPARDTLTQVLHSYLELGQQDLLVVLDDYADAVESLAASEIATVGRRPDPDSQVEGVVLGTVLGDALITALHRLAQEDASARAFAALG; this is encoded by the coding sequence ATGCGCATCGGAGAGCTGAGCACCCGGACCGGCGTCCCGGTACCGACCATCAAGTACTACCTGCGCGAGGGCCTGCTGCCGGCCGGCGAGCTGACCAGCCCCAACCAGGCCCAGTACGGCGACGCCCACGTCCGGCGGCTCAAGCTGGTCCGCGCCCTGCTCGACGTCGGGAAGCTCTCCATCGCGGCCACCCGGACGGTCCTCGACTCGATCGACGCCCCCGACAACTCGCTGCACGACCGGCTGGGCATCGCCCAGCACGCCCTCAACCCGGCGCCGGCCGGCGACCCCGACTCCGCCGACCTGCAGGAGGCACGGGAGCTCGCCGACCGCCTGATCGCCGAACGCGGCTGGCTGGTCGAGAGCCCCGGCCCGGCCCGGGACACCCTGACCCAGGTCCTGCACAGCTACCTCGAACTGGGGCAGCAGGACCTGCTGGTCGTGCTCGACGACTACGCCGACGCCGTCGAGAGCCTGGCCGCCTCGGAGATCGCCACCGTCGGCCGCCGCCCCGACCCGGACAGCCAGGTCGAGGGCGTCGTCCTGGGTACCGTCCTCGGCGACGCGCTGATCACCGCCCTGCACCGGCTCGCGCAGGAGGACGCCTCGGCCCGGGCCTTCGCCGCCCTGGGCTGA
- a CDS encoding potassium channel family protein, translating into MVPVETWTPKLIRGVASVVGGFALLMIGYFTLPLEFFGPERPALSWIVFGAALTVLTVLLLRKTLQVLTQVGGRPGVGLAFLIMLSMVTFSAGYFVLSRDNQFDGLHTRLDAFYFTVITLSTVGYGDITPSGDEARVVVILQIFYNFVFLAAAAGSLSNRVRSQISARARESRRPPGPGPEPDAKPEPGSDG; encoded by the coding sequence ATGGTGCCCGTGGAGACGTGGACCCCCAAGCTGATCCGCGGTGTGGCCTCGGTGGTCGGCGGCTTCGCCCTCCTGATGATCGGCTACTTCACCCTCCCCCTGGAGTTCTTCGGGCCCGAGCGGCCGGCCCTCAGCTGGATCGTCTTCGGCGCCGCGCTGACCGTGCTGACCGTGCTCCTGCTCCGCAAGACGCTGCAGGTGCTGACCCAGGTCGGCGGCCGGCCCGGCGTGGGCCTGGCATTCCTGATCATGCTGTCGATGGTGACGTTCTCCGCGGGCTACTTCGTGCTGTCCCGGGACAACCAGTTCGACGGCCTGCACACCAGACTGGACGCGTTCTACTTCACCGTGATCACCCTGTCGACCGTCGGGTACGGGGACATCACGCCGAGCGGGGACGAGGCGAGGGTGGTGGTGATCCTGCAGATCTTCTACAACTTCGTCTTCCTGGCCGCGGCCGCGGGCAGCCTCAGCAACCGGGTGCGCAGCCAGATCAGCGCACGGGCCCGCGAGAGCCGCCGGCCTCCGGGGCCGGGCCCCGAACCGGATGCGAAGCCCGAGCCGGGGTCGGA